A stretch of the Helicoverpa armigera isolate CAAS_96S chromosome 5, ASM3070526v1, whole genome shotgun sequence genome encodes the following:
- the LOC110370855 gene encoding decapping and exoribonuclease protein, protein MQPELHVHPNIYTKPFPKFDRPKVIGYIGLENLKYARRLCNERVHYDLNLHLDRAIHHPPDRDVKLIDLHRFLLEHEHRLKFPLENSLDRSMFFCYRGLMTCVACTPYENREPWKIVAILHKGNIYLCARDTEDKINRKQNMTERDKQFTSWGYKFEQFLLSDEPDSEPNPDEPVDETKEFSLVFTTHLNRHTIVYGAEMDGIRCDKAAVTKPPSELGPEAIVKYLSDKEFVELKTNRHIEHPRQETSFRRFKSKKWWCQSFLAGIDTILCGYRNDDGIVEELKKWNIRDLVKISQRFWNPDVCFNFLDTFLIYVKRCLAREIKHKHGEAYLNRLQDLPMISLMFEWSPGMPVQVAQHYSHQDDPILLPWFIDNYGKVHGNTVM, encoded by the exons ATGCAACCTGAACTACATGTTCATCCAAACATTTATACTAAGCCTTTCCCAAAATTTGATCGACCTAAGGTTATTGGTTACATTGGTCTCGAGAATCTCAAATATGCACGGCGTCTTTGTAACGAAAGAGTACATTATGACTTAAATCTTCATTTAGATAGGGCTATCCATCATCCCCCTGACCGGGACGTGAAATTAATAGACCTACATAGGTTTTTATTAGAACATGAACATCGCTTAAAATTTCCCTTGGAAAATAGCCTAGATAGGTCAATGTTCTTTTGTTATCGAGGCCTGATGACTTGCGTGGCCTGCACCCCATATGAGAATAGAGAGCCATGGAAAATTGTAGCTATACTACAcaaaggaaatatttatttatgtgcaCGAGACACAGAagataaaattaacagaaagcAAAATATGACTGAAAGAGATAAACAGTTTACTTCATGGGGTTACAAATTTGAACAGTTTCTTCTATCAG ATGAGCCAGATTCAGAGCCAAATCCTGATGAACCTGTAGATGAGACAAAGGAGTTCTCATTAGTTTTCACAACACACTTGAATCGTCACACCATAGTCTATGGTGCTGAGATGGATGGCATCAGATGTGATAAAGCAGCTGTTACCAAACCACCCTCAGAACTGGGACCAGAAgccattgtaaaatatttatcagaTAAGGAATTTGTTGAACTGAAAACCAATAGACATATAGAACATCCTAGGCAAGAAACCAGTTTTag gaGATTTAAATCAAAGAAATGGTGGTGTCAGTCATTTCTAGCTGGAATAGACACAATATTATGTGGATACAGAAACGATGATGGTATTGTAGAGGAATTGAAGAAATGGAATATTAGAGATTTAGTAAAAATTTCTCAG AGATTTTGGAATCCTGATGTGTGCTTCAACTTCTTGGATACTTTCCTTATATATGTGAAGCGTTGCCTAGCAAgagaaataaaacacaaacacgGGGAGGCATATTTGAACAGATTACAAGATCTGCCAATGATTAGCTTGATGTTTGAGTGGAGTCCCGGCATGCCTGTCCAAGTGGCTCAACATTATTCACATCAAGATGATCCCATACTACTTCCCTGGTTTATAGATAATTATGGTAAGGTACATGGTAACACTGTAATGTAA
- the LOC110371825 gene encoding uncharacterized protein LOC110371825, which produces MDSRFHKCRLCLKLGDFCSIFEQDECIKLSDMVMSFTNIQIYEGDGLSDRVCSSCIENLSTAYLFKQQCERIDNLIRKCPETNINKPSVSDYNDFFTKEFHMHDGSMEEYVSAEGDNDQNFFKDNMDSNSSIFHEISDETDSDVDSIKCGGCNESYSKLGTHTCRTTCTIEQNQLQRSSSNETLVASDVVGSQQTVRATQSLPPRATQPLPDIPEDMDVTCVLCDEKFDQYDNYVIHFNRCTTNVKLHHYVCPVCHDIYTEKLAYLEHLKAEHFKVTSKETVVHYKAGFIDPGEDCVDFVPSLEKTRKPKTVRRQIGWSVEDIYQEIDCKKVEEKQTPTSSPFKTFLSKLGNETFSRQSTPKKVSFRKLIESGKEKTANYLPFQKYIQNYKLKKKASNYSPIKGKMQVSTKIKASLCEMTSDSDYHSPSGTSEESWKLKQNLICACEKKIFMLSESINNRERIAAMINELGGVVAENTKMEMLATHFVAVLPDDTFTGMMVCALATGKWLIHVNFIYDSFRCKKFLQEYLYEWLKHPRILEIDTTSVEVAKAAVFWHLELDALSAKFPFEGKQIVLIMKRKYRQYYQMIFKTLKAKPVTYDPRTPGSCCTADYCFVDMKIIERVKLRFFARHNVPVFPYQYILVFLLKRGQVEDEYKYLLQDCKKYAKDTMFLLNDTY; this is translated from the exons ATGGATTCCCGTTTTCATAAATGTAGACTGTGCTTGAAACTAGGTGATTTTTGTTCAATATTCGAACAAGATGAATGCATTAAGTTATCTGATATGGTGATGTCTTTCACGAATATTCAA ATATACGAAGGTGACGGATTATCAGATCGCGTTTGCTCCTCATGTATAGAGAATCTGAGCACTGCTTATTTGTTTAAGCAGCAATGTGAAAGAATCGACAATTTGATAAGAAAATGTCCAG AAACCAACATAAACAAGCCTTCTGTAAGTGACTACAATGACTTCTTTACTAAAGAGTTTCATATGCATGATGGCAGTATGGAAGAATATGTTTCTGCTGAAGGGGACAATGATCAAAACTTTTTCAAAGACAACATGGACAGCAACAGCAGTATTTTCCATGAAATAAGTGATGAGACGGACAGTGATGTTGATTCCATTAAATGTGGAGGTTGCAATGAGTCCTATAGCAAGTTGGGCACACATACTTGTCGGACCACATGCACTATAGAGCAAAATCAATTGCAAAGATCAAGCAGCAATGAAACTCTTGTAGCATCAGATGTAGTAGGCAGCCAGCAAACAGTCAGGGCTACCCAATCTCTTCCCCCGCGAGCTACACAGCCACTGCCTGATATACCTGAGGACATGGATGTCACTTGTGTACTTTGTGATGAGAAATTTGATCAGTATGACAACTATGTCATACATTTCAATAGGTGCACAACCAATGTGAAGCTGCACCATTATGTCTGTCCAGTGTGCCATGACATATATACTGAAAAACTAGCATACTTAGAACATCTTAAGGCTGAACACTTTAAAGTGACATCCAAGGAGACTGTAGTACATTACAAAGCTGGTTTCATTGACCCAGGAGAGGATTGTGTGGATTTTGTGCCATCGTTAGAAAAGACTAGAAAACCGAAGACTGTGCGGCGACAAATAGGTTGGTCTGTTGAGGATATTTATCAAGAAATTGATTGCAAAAAAGTTGAAGAAAAACAAACCCCCACTTCAAGTCCCTTTAAAACTTTCCTCTCAAAGTTGGGGAATGA AACTTTCAGTAGGCAGAGTACTCCCAAAAAAGTGAGTTTCCGAAAATTAATAGAAAGTGGCAAAGAGAAGACTGCCAACTATCTGCCATTTCAGAAGTACATTCAGAACTACAAACTTAAGAAGAAAGCTTCCAATTACAGCCCAATAAAGGGGAAGATGCAGGTGTCCACCAAAATTAAAGCCAGCTTGTGTGAAATGACCTCag ATAGTGACTATCATTCTCCTAGTGGGACATCTGAAGAGTCATGGAAACTGAAGCAGAATTTGATTTGTGCTTGTGAGAAGAAAATTTTTATGCTCTCAGAGAGCATTAAT aacCGAGAGAGAATCGCTGCGATGATAAATGAATTAGGCGGCGTAGTggcagaaaatacaaaaatggaGATGTTGGCAACACACTTTGTGGCGGTGTTGCCAGATGATACCTTCACGGGGATGATGGTGTGCGCCCTCGCTACCGGGAAATGGTTGATTCACGTCAACTTTATTTACGACAGTTTTCGATGCAAGAAGTTCTTACAG GAATATCTGTACGAGTGGCTCAAACACCCGAGAATACTGGAGATTGACACAACTAGTGTGGAAGTAGCGAAAGCAGCCGTCTTCTGGCACTTAGAACTTGATGCACTAAGTGCCAAATTTCCTTTTGAGGGAAAACAAATTGTTCTGATCATGAAGAGAAAGTACCGACAATATTATCAGATGATATTCAAGACTTTAAAAGCAAAGCCTGTTACATATGATCCAAG GACTCCAGGGAGTTGCTGCACAGCTGATTACTGTTTCGTGGATATGAAGATTATTGAACGAGTTAAACTCCGGTTTTTCGCTCGCCATAACGTTCCAGTGTTTCCATATCAGTATATATTAGTGTTCTTACTGAAGAGAGGTCAGGTAGAAGATGAATACAAGTATCTTTTGCAGGACTGCAAGAAATATGCAAAAGATACAATGTTCCTGTTAAACGATACTTATTGA